In a single window of the Bradyrhizobium sp. ORS 285 genome:
- a CDS encoding peroxidase-related enzyme (This protein belongs to a clade of uncharacterized proteins related to peroxidases such as the alkylhydroperoxidase AhpD.): MTQSTISRFPVPAIASLPEDIRTRLLGVQEKSGFVPNVFLTLAHRPDEFRAFFAYHDALMEKDGGLTKAEREMIVVATSSANQCQYCVIAHGAILRIRAKNPLIADQIAINYRKADITPRQRAMLDFAMKVALEAQTVGDADFKALAEHGFSDDDIWDIAAIAAFFALSNRMANVTGMRPNDEFYLMGRLPKAK; this comes from the coding sequence ATGACCCAATCCACGATCAGCCGCTTCCCCGTCCCCGCGATCGCTTCGCTGCCGGAGGACATCCGCACCCGTCTGCTGGGCGTGCAGGAGAAGAGCGGCTTCGTGCCGAACGTCTTCCTCACCCTGGCGCATCGCCCCGACGAATTCCGCGCCTTCTTCGCCTATCACGACGCGCTGATGGAGAAGGACGGCGGGCTGACCAAGGCCGAGCGCGAGATGATCGTGGTGGCGACGTCGAGCGCCAACCAGTGCCAGTATTGCGTGATCGCCCACGGCGCGATCCTGCGCATCCGCGCCAAGAATCCTCTGATCGCCGACCAGATCGCGATCAACTACCGCAAGGCGGATATCACCCCGCGCCAGCGCGCCATGCTCGACTTCGCGATGAAGGTCGCGCTGGAGGCACAGACCGTCGGGGACGCCGATTTCAAGGCGCTGGCGGAGCACGGCTTCAGCGATGACGACATCTGGGACATCGCCGCGATCGCGGCCTTCTTCGCGCTCTCCAACCGGATGGCCAATGTCACGGGCATGCGGCCCAATGACGAGTTCTATCTGATGGGGCGGCTGCCGAAGGCCAAGTAA
- a CDS encoding FUSC family protein, producing the protein MNRFPLRGADLAFSVKTFGAAMLALLIALWIDLPRPYWAMATVYITSQPLAGATASKALYRVLGTLAGAAAAVAIVPTFVNAPELLSLVIALWTGVCLYVSLLDRTPRSYLFMLAGYTLALIGFPAVTDPGSIFDVAVSRAQEITLGIVCATLVSTIVLPRSVAPVVAAKVERWLDDARRLSRDVLLGGGGSEEDRAHRLRLAAEALEIDTLATHLAFDRQADHDAVEGLRSLRLHMQLLLPLLGSIHDRLAALEGHIQQELRDLLQRLAGWVTAAGDREPADRLRAEIDALRPSLEANSSWDQIMTASLLIRLRELVDIADDCRALNAALAAGEDTSQVPLAFRTEQGIAPARHRDHALALWSAAGVVIAILVCCAFWIATGWTDGASAPMMAAVACSFFAAQDDPAPSIVRFTAWSLVAIVIDAVYLFAIMPAISDVELLIAALAPAFLLFGVLIARPQTTPIGMALGANGATLLALQSTYSADFQSYANSAIAFMVGMVAAVVLTRLVRSVRAEWIAQRLLRTSWETLALTAERRGQHDRAAFIGLMLDRLGLLAQRFAAIPEDDRRELDSLSQLRVGLNIIDLRRARHGLTAATLGAIDTMLDRLAAACRGRGAGAGVMPTSLLAAIDAALLKTLAEPAAAAKEDALIGLVGIRTGLFPDATAYHASQTDLGSLVA; encoded by the coding sequence ATGAACAGATTTCCGCTGCGCGGCGCCGATCTCGCATTCTCGGTCAAGACGTTTGGCGCGGCCATGCTGGCGCTGCTGATCGCGCTGTGGATCGACCTGCCGCGGCCGTATTGGGCGATGGCCACCGTCTACATCACCTCCCAGCCCCTGGCCGGCGCAACCGCCTCGAAGGCGCTCTACCGGGTGCTGGGAACGCTGGCCGGCGCAGCCGCCGCCGTCGCCATCGTGCCGACCTTCGTCAATGCGCCCGAGCTGCTCAGCCTGGTCATCGCGCTTTGGACCGGCGTCTGCCTCTATGTCTCGCTGCTCGACCGCACGCCGCGCAGCTATCTGTTCATGCTGGCCGGCTACACGTTGGCGCTGATCGGCTTTCCCGCCGTGACCGATCCCGGCAGCATCTTCGATGTGGCGGTGTCGCGCGCGCAGGAGATCACGCTCGGCATCGTCTGTGCGACGCTGGTCTCCACCATCGTGCTTCCGCGCAGCGTCGCTCCTGTCGTCGCCGCCAAGGTCGAGCGCTGGCTCGACGATGCGCGCCGACTGAGCCGGGACGTGCTGCTCGGCGGTGGCGGAAGCGAGGAGGATCGCGCGCACCGCCTGCGGCTCGCAGCGGAAGCGCTGGAGATCGATACGCTCGCCACGCACCTCGCCTTCGACCGCCAGGCGGACCACGACGCCGTGGAGGGCCTGCGATCCCTGCGGCTACACATGCAGCTGCTGCTGCCGCTGCTGGGCTCGATCCACGACCGGCTGGCCGCGCTCGAAGGCCATATCCAGCAGGAGCTGAGGGATCTGCTGCAGCGCCTAGCCGGCTGGGTCACCGCCGCTGGCGACCGCGAGCCCGCCGATCGGCTGCGGGCCGAGATCGACGCGCTCCGGCCCTCGCTGGAGGCGAATTCGTCCTGGGACCAGATCATGACCGCGAGTCTGCTGATCAGGCTGCGCGAGCTGGTCGACATCGCCGATGATTGCCGGGCTCTGAACGCAGCCCTCGCGGCCGGCGAAGACACATCCCAGGTTCCGCTCGCCTTCCGCACCGAGCAGGGCATCGCGCCGGCCCGGCATCGCGACCACGCATTGGCGCTGTGGTCGGCCGCCGGCGTGGTCATCGCCATTCTGGTCTGCTGCGCGTTCTGGATCGCGACCGGATGGACCGACGGCGCCTCCGCGCCGATGATGGCCGCCGTCGCCTGCTCGTTCTTCGCCGCGCAGGATGATCCCGCCCCCAGCATCGTCAGGTTCACGGCGTGGTCGCTGGTCGCGATCGTCATCGACGCCGTCTACCTGTTTGCGATCATGCCGGCGATCTCGGACGTCGAGCTGCTGATCGCGGCGCTGGCGCCGGCGTTCCTGCTGTTCGGCGTCCTGATCGCCCGCCCGCAGACGACGCCGATCGGCATGGCCCTCGGCGCCAACGGTGCCACGCTGCTGGCGCTGCAATCGACCTACAGCGCCGACTTCCAGAGCTACGCCAACTCGGCGATCGCCTTCATGGTCGGCATGGTCGCGGCCGTCGTGCTGACCCGTCTCGTGCGCTCGGTCCGCGCCGAATGGATCGCCCAGCGGCTCTTGCGCACCAGCTGGGAGACCCTGGCGCTGACCGCCGAGCGCCGCGGCCAGCATGACCGCGCCGCCTTCATCGGCCTGATGCTCGACCGGCTCGGACTGCTGGCGCAGCGCTTTGCCGCGATTCCCGAGGACGACCGCCGCGAGCTCGACAGCCTGAGTCAGCTGCGCGTCGGCCTCAACATCATCGACCTGCGCCGCGCCCGTCATGGACTGACGGCGGCGACGCTGGGCGCCATCGACACCATGCTCGACCGTCTCGCCGCCGCGTGCCGCGGCCGGGGCGCGGGAGCCGGCGTCATGCCCACCAGCCTGCTCGCCGCGATCGACGCGGCGCTGTTGAAGACGCTCGCAGAGCCGGCCGCAGCCGCCAAGGAGGATGCGCTGATCGGGCTGGTCGGCATCCGCACCGGATTGTTTCCGGACGCGACGGCCTATCATGCGAGCCAGACCGATCTGGGGAGTCTCGTCGCATGA
- a CDS encoding beta-ketoacyl-ACP synthase, whose amino-acid sequence MSETPSVTSAPVEVWITGIGLATSLGEGLDANWEALNAGQINVDEKGFAPYIVHPWAKVNLEAQIPKKEQRQMEGWQRIGTYAAGLALDSAGLKGNKDILSRMDMIVAAGGGERDISVDTAILNAEAEGNCTPGFLNDRLMSDLRPTLFLAQLSNLLAGNIAISHGVCGTSRTFMGEEVAGVDSFKIALARIAGGQSDIALVGGSHNGERKDLLVLYEFGDYNLKNEFKPVWARKEHPGFALGSAGAFLVLESKPHAEARGAKPLARLSKVVADRARRKEAGSVTGTLDRLWSALDVHDAPGAIITGATGAEPVTSEERAFLDHHKAFAVRSSGTRFGHTMEAHFALDLALAALSISRGALFAPGDSSGVESEMKEAPTQIVVVGAGHYRGEGMALVEAVK is encoded by the coding sequence ATGAGTGAGACGCCTTCCGTGACATCAGCCCCCGTCGAAGTCTGGATCACCGGCATCGGCCTTGCGACCTCGCTCGGCGAAGGTCTCGATGCGAACTGGGAGGCTCTCAACGCCGGCCAGATCAATGTCGATGAGAAGGGCTTTGCGCCCTACATCGTGCATCCATGGGCCAAGGTGAATCTGGAAGCGCAGATCCCCAAGAAGGAACAGCGCCAGATGGAGGGGTGGCAGCGCATCGGCACCTACGCTGCGGGCCTCGCGCTGGATTCGGCAGGCCTCAAGGGCAACAAGGACATCCTGTCCCGGATGGACATGATCGTTGCCGCCGGCGGTGGCGAGCGCGACATCTCCGTCGACACGGCGATTCTCAACGCCGAGGCCGAGGGCAACTGCACGCCGGGCTTCCTCAACGACCGGCTGATGAGCGATCTGCGTCCGACGCTGTTCCTGGCGCAGCTGTCCAATCTTCTCGCCGGCAACATCGCGATCTCGCACGGCGTGTGCGGGACCTCGCGCACCTTCATGGGCGAAGAGGTCGCGGGCGTCGATTCCTTCAAGATCGCGCTCGCACGCATCGCGGGCGGCCAGAGCGACATCGCGCTGGTCGGCGGCTCGCACAATGGCGAGCGCAAGGACCTGCTCGTGCTCTATGAGTTCGGCGACTACAATCTGAAGAACGAGTTCAAGCCGGTGTGGGCGCGCAAGGAGCATCCGGGCTTTGCGCTCGGCTCCGCCGGGGCCTTCCTGGTGCTGGAATCCAAGCCGCATGCCGAGGCCCGCGGCGCGAAGCCATTAGCGCGGCTGAGCAAGGTCGTCGCCGACCGCGCCCGCCGCAAGGAAGCCGGCTCCGTCACCGGCACGCTCGACCGGCTGTGGTCGGCGCTCGACGTGCACGACGCACCCGGCGCGATCATCACCGGCGCGACCGGCGCGGAGCCCGTGACGTCGGAGGAACGCGCGTTCCTCGACCATCACAAAGCCTTCGCGGTGCGCTCGAGCGGAACCCGCTTCGGCCACACGATGGAGGCGCATTTCGCGCTCGATCTGGCGCTCGCCGCGCTGTCGATCTCGCGGGGCGCGCTGTTCGCGCCCGGCGATAGCTCGGGCGTCGAGAGCGAGATGAAGGAGGCTCCGACCCAGATCGTGGTGGTCGGCGCCGGCCATTACCGCGGCGAAGGCATGGCCTTGGTCGAAGCTGTCAAGTGA
- a CDS encoding ParB-like protein, whose product MANTREPLLHPIPILSLRPTQMTVGMREVKEKRVRFREHKAKKKAELLGKHMIPVVLGPDKRHYVVDHHHLARALHDEGVKDVLVTVIGDLTMVDPDGFWNVMDNKRWVYPYDAKGERRHFKDLPKTVADLKDDPFRSLAGELRRAGGFAKDTTPFSEFLWADFLRRKVKRKTVETDFAGAMEHALAFAKSHDAVYLPGWCGPASDD is encoded by the coding sequence ATGGCCAATACCCGCGAGCCGCTGCTGCATCCGATCCCGATCCTGTCGCTGCGTCCGACGCAGATGACGGTCGGCATGCGCGAGGTGAAGGAGAAGCGCGTGCGCTTCCGCGAGCACAAGGCCAAGAAAAAGGCCGAGCTGCTCGGCAAGCACATGATCCCGGTCGTGCTCGGACCGGACAAGCGCCACTACGTGGTCGACCATCATCATCTGGCGCGCGCGCTGCACGACGAGGGCGTCAAGGACGTGCTGGTCACGGTGATCGGCGATCTTACGATGGTCGACCCGGATGGCTTCTGGAACGTGATGGACAACAAGCGCTGGGTCTATCCCTACGACGCCAAGGGCGAGCGGCGGCACTTCAAGGACCTGCCCAAGACGGTCGCCGACCTGAAGGACGATCCGTTCCGCAGCCTCGCCGGCGAGCTGCGCCGCGCCGGCGGCTTCGCCAAGGACACCACGCCGTTCAGCGAGTTCCTGTGGGCCGACTTCCTGCGCCGCAAGGTCAAGCGCAAGACGGTCGAGACCGACTTCGCCGGCGCGATGGAGCACGCGCTGGCGTTCGCCAAGAGCCATGATGCGGTCTATCTGCCCGGCTGGTGCGGGCCCGCGTCGGACGATTGA
- the hpaD gene encoding 3,4-dihydroxyphenylacetate 2,3-dioxygenase, with amino-acid sequence MGKLALAAKITHVPSMYLSELDGPAKGKRQSAIDGHLEIGRRCREAGVDTIVVFDTHWLVNAGYHINCAPHFQGLYTSNELPHFIANMTYEYDGNPELGHILANGANAHGVATMAHDATSLALEYGTLVPMRYMNPDRHFKVVSVSALCTSHYLADSAKLGWAFRRAVEDYYDGTVAFFASGSLSHRFAQNGTADEYRDKMFSPFLERLDHEVIQMWEQGEWPDFCDMLPEYASKGHGEGFMHDTAMLLGALGWNHYDRGVEVVTPFFPSSGTGQINAVFPVSPMPPALEDVGRPRAAALAGGRL; translated from the coding sequence ATGGGCAAGCTCGCGCTGGCGGCGAAGATCACACATGTGCCGTCGATGTATCTCAGCGAGCTCGATGGCCCGGCCAAGGGCAAGCGGCAGTCGGCGATCGACGGCCATCTCGAGATCGGCCGGCGCTGCCGCGAGGCCGGCGTCGACACCATCGTCGTGTTCGACACGCATTGGCTGGTCAATGCCGGCTATCACATCAATTGCGCGCCGCATTTCCAGGGGCTCTATACCTCCAACGAGCTGCCGCACTTCATCGCGAACATGACGTATGAATACGACGGCAATCCGGAGCTCGGCCACATCCTGGCCAACGGCGCCAACGCGCATGGCGTGGCGACCATGGCGCATGACGCGACCTCGCTGGCGCTGGAATACGGCACGCTGGTGCCGATGCGCTACATGAACCCCGACCGCCACTTCAAGGTGGTGTCGGTGTCGGCGCTGTGCACCTCGCATTATCTCGCCGACAGCGCCAAGCTCGGCTGGGCGTTCCGCCGCGCGGTCGAGGACTATTATGACGGCACGGTCGCGTTCTTCGCCTCGGGCTCCCTCAGCCATCGCTTCGCCCAGAACGGCACGGCCGACGAATATCGCGACAAGATGTTCAGCCCGTTCCTGGAGCGGCTCGACCACGAGGTGATCCAGATGTGGGAGCAGGGCGAGTGGCCCGACTTCTGCGACATGCTGCCGGAATATGCCAGCAAGGGCCATGGCGAGGGCTTCATGCACGACACCGCCATGCTGCTCGGTGCGCTCGGCTGGAACCATTACGACCGCGGCGTCGAGGTGGTGACGCCGTTCTTCCCATCCTCGGGGACGGGCCAGATCAACGCGGTGTTTCCGGTCTCGCCGATGCCGCCGGCACTCGAGGATGTCGGCCGCCCGCGCGCCGCGGCACTTGCCGGTGGGCGGCTCTGA
- a CDS encoding MarR family winged helix-turn-helix transcriptional regulator — protein MPSVPPNFAAEIGLLVARVARLWRREADQALADHGLSQATAHPLRALARHGTDGKGIRQGALAEDVGIEGPSLVRLIDLLQAEKLVERREDPSDRRAKTLHLTAKGASKATEIEGVLRDVREDLLKGIPAEDLATAYDVLHRIEQRMTRLHEAIPPDAGPAGEP, from the coding sequence ATGCCCTCCGTTCCCCCGAATTTTGCCGCGGAAATCGGCCTCCTCGTCGCCCGCGTCGCGCGGCTGTGGCGCCGCGAGGCCGATCAGGCGCTGGCCGATCACGGCCTGTCGCAGGCGACCGCCCACCCGCTGCGGGCGCTCGCCAGGCACGGCACCGACGGCAAGGGCATCCGCCAGGGTGCGCTTGCCGAGGACGTCGGCATCGAGGGCCCGTCGCTGGTCCGCCTGATCGACCTGCTCCAGGCCGAGAAGCTGGTGGAGCGCCGCGAGGATCCGAGCGATCGCCGCGCCAAGACGCTGCATCTCACCGCCAAGGGCGCATCCAAGGCCACGGAGATCGAAGGCGTGCTGCGGGATGTCCGCGAGGATCTGCTGAAAGGCATTCCGGCTGAGGACCTCGCGACCGCCTACGACGTTTTGCATCGCATCGAGCAGCGCATGACGCGGCTGCACGAGGCCATTCCGCCCGATGCTGGTCCCGCAGGCGAGCCATGA
- a CDS encoding ATP-binding protein codes for MTVTSFGRVISVRGSQARVGILSTQQMTVSDIRATVGRFISIRCPSATIIAIITEVTSEDLSQASEYVATASVDLLGEILGPAEKPKFQRGVTHYPTIGDAVDMITSQELRTIYTPTAGDHIDIGALQQDTSVRACVNVEEMLSKHFAVLGSTGVGKSTGVSLLLNEILKARPNLRIFLLDVHNEYGRCFGDKALVLNPRNLKLPFWLFNFEEIVDVLFGGRPGVPEELDILAEVIPLAKGIYTQYQNTDRIGLKRIDPKTVGYTVDTPVPYRLVDLINLIDERMGKLENRSSRIIYHKLISRIETVRNDPRYAFMFDNANVGGDTMAEVISHLFRLPANGRPMTVMQLAGFPAEVVDSVVSVVCRMAFDFGLWSDGVSPLLFVCEEAHRYASADRSIGFGPTRKAISRIAKEGRKYGVYLGLITQRPAELDATIISQCNTLFTMRLANERDQSLLRSAVSDAAANLLSFVPSLGTREVLAFGEGVALPTRLRFKEVPPHQMPRSEATIATVRSVNAGHDMHFVSAVLERWRGATSSRDAANGDGGMSVGSDRGSLPNSLDAPMLQPSMGLDPDRFSLLKKPLR; via the coding sequence ATGACCGTGACATCCTTCGGACGCGTGATCTCGGTGCGAGGCTCCCAGGCCCGCGTCGGCATTCTGTCGACACAGCAGATGACCGTCTCCGACATCCGCGCGACAGTCGGCCGCTTCATCAGCATTCGCTGCCCCAGCGCCACCATCATCGCCATCATCACCGAGGTCACCAGCGAGGACCTTTCGCAGGCCAGCGAGTACGTCGCGACCGCGTCGGTGGACCTGCTCGGCGAGATTCTCGGCCCCGCCGAGAAGCCGAAGTTCCAGCGCGGCGTCACCCATTATCCGACCATCGGCGACGCCGTGGACATGATCACCAGCCAGGAGCTGCGCACGATCTACACGCCGACCGCCGGCGACCACATCGACATCGGCGCGCTGCAGCAGGACACCTCGGTGCGCGCCTGCGTCAATGTCGAGGAAATGCTGTCGAAGCACTTCGCGGTGCTCGGCTCGACCGGCGTCGGTAAATCGACCGGCGTGTCGCTGCTGCTCAACGAGATCCTCAAAGCGCGACCCAACCTGCGCATCTTCCTGCTCGACGTCCACAACGAATATGGCCGCTGCTTCGGCGACAAGGCGCTGGTCCTGAACCCGCGCAATCTGAAGCTGCCGTTCTGGCTGTTCAATTTCGAGGAGATCGTCGACGTCCTGTTCGGCGGCCGTCCGGGCGTGCCGGAGGAGCTCGACATTCTCGCCGAGGTGATCCCGCTGGCGAAGGGCATCTACACCCAGTACCAGAACACGGACCGCATCGGCCTGAAGCGCATCGATCCGAAGACGGTGGGCTACACGGTCGATACGCCGGTGCCCTACCGCCTCGTCGACCTGATCAACCTGATCGACGAGCGCATGGGCAAGCTCGAGAACCGCTCCTCGCGCATCATCTATCACAAGCTGATCTCGCGCATCGAGACCGTCCGCAACGACCCGCGCTACGCCTTCATGTTCGACAACGCCAATGTCGGCGGCGACACCATGGCCGAGGTCATCAGCCATCTGTTCCGCCTGCCCGCCAACGGCCGGCCGATGACCGTGATGCAGCTCGCCGGCTTCCCGGCCGAGGTGGTCGACTCCGTGGTCTCGGTGGTCTGCCGCATGGCGTTCGATTTCGGCCTCTGGAGCGATGGCGTCTCGCCGCTGCTGTTCGTCTGCGAGGAAGCGCACCGCTACGCCTCCGCAGACCGCTCGATCGGCTTCGGCCCGACCCGCAAGGCGATCTCGCGCATCGCCAAGGAAGGCCGCAAATACGGCGTCTATCTCGGTCTGATCACGCAGCGTCCGGCCGAGCTCGACGCCACCATCATCTCCCAGTGCAACACGCTGTTCACGATGCGCCTCGCCAACGAGCGCGACCAGTCGCTGCTGCGCTCGGCGGTGTCGGACGCCGCCGCCAACCTGCTCTCCTTCGTGCCCTCGCTCGGCACCCGCGAGGTGCTGGCGTTCGGCGAAGGCGTCGCGCTGCCGACCCGGCTGCGCTTCAAGGAGGTGCCGCCGCATCAGATGCCGCGCAGCGAGGCGACCATCGCCACGGTGCGCTCGGTCAATGCCGGCCACGACATGCATTTCGTCAGCGCGGTGCTGGAGCGCTGGCGTGGCGCCACATCGAGCCGCGACGCCGCAAATGGCGACGGCGGCATGAGCGTGGGCAGCGATCGCGGCAGCCTGCCGAACTCGCTGGACGCCCCGATGCTGCAGCCGTCGATGGGCCTCGATCCGGACCGGTTCTCGCTGCTCAAGAAGCCGCTGCGCTAA
- a CDS encoding acyl carrier protein: protein MSSTFDQVATIIAETCDIPRDTITPDSHAIDDLGIDSLDFLDIAFAIDKAFGIKLPLEKWTQEVNDGKASTEQYFVLKNLCARIDELVAAKGA from the coding sequence ATGTCCTCAACATTCGATCAGGTCGCCACGATCATCGCTGAAACCTGCGACATCCCGCGCGACACGATCACGCCGGATAGCCACGCCATCGACGATCTGGGCATCGACAGCCTCGATTTCCTCGACATCGCCTTCGCGATCGACAAGGCGTTCGGCATCAAGCTGCCGCTCGAGAAGTGGACGCAGGAAGTCAACGACGGCAAGGCCAGCACCGAGCAGTATTTCGTGCTCAAGAATCTGTGCGCCCGCATCGACGAGCTGGTCGCCGCCAAGGGCGCCTGA
- a CDS encoding DUF1656 domain-containing protein, with amino-acid sequence MRHDIDIAGLLVPSLLLWLVVAYGCVALLSAGLRRIGFYRLVWHRALFDFALFVCVLGGIVYLASEFSS; translated from the coding sequence ATGAGACACGACATCGACATCGCCGGGTTGCTGGTGCCCTCGCTGCTGCTGTGGCTGGTCGTGGCCTATGGCTGCGTCGCCCTGCTCAGCGCGGGACTGCGCCGGATCGGCTTCTATCGCCTGGTCTGGCACCGCGCATTGTTCGACTTTGCGCTGTTCGTCTGCGTGCTCGGCGGCATCGTCTATCTTGCTTCGGAGTTCTCGTCGTGA
- a CDS encoding Hsp20/alpha crystallin family protein: MAEPTKLPVNTDKANAPSLQGWRPFENLRREIDRVFEDFHGGVWRTPSLFDQLPGLARARSFAVAPAVDVAEHDNAYEVTAELPGLDEKNVEVKVASGVLSIKGEKSEDKEEKKKDYYVRERSFGSFERSFQIPDGVDTDKIEAVFKQGVLKVTLPKKPEVQKAAKTIDIKAA, encoded by the coding sequence ATGGCTGAACCCACCAAGCTGCCCGTCAACACCGACAAGGCGAATGCGCCATCCTTGCAGGGATGGCGGCCGTTCGAGAACCTGCGCCGCGAGATCGATCGCGTGTTCGAGGACTTCCACGGCGGAGTCTGGCGCACCCCGTCGCTGTTCGACCAACTGCCGGGCCTTGCGCGCGCGAGATCGTTTGCCGTGGCGCCGGCGGTCGACGTCGCCGAGCACGACAATGCCTACGAGGTCACGGCGGAGCTGCCCGGACTCGACGAGAAGAATGTCGAGGTGAAGGTCGCCAGCGGCGTGCTGTCGATCAAGGGCGAGAAGTCGGAGGACAAGGAGGAGAAGAAGAAGGACTATTACGTCCGCGAGCGCAGCTTCGGCTCGTTCGAGCGTTCCTTCCAGATCCCTGACGGCGTCGACACCGACAAGATCGAGGCGGTGTTCAAACAGGGCGTGCTCAAGGTGACCCTGCCCAAGAAGCCGGAGGTGCAGAAGGCCGCCAAGACCATCGACATCAAGGCGGCGTGA
- a CDS encoding 3-hydroxyacyl-ACP dehydratase FabZ family protein: MQIEYFLLIDRILDLKLDEKTITVEAKVPTESTIFEGHFPGYPIMPGVLLIESMAQTSGWLLLALMKFERMPFLAAVKEAKMRGFVQPGEVLTVEANVLHEGSGYAMTEARVKVGGKLRSNATITFSHVPFPNPELRGHMDAVAERVGFPQQILQR; this comes from the coding sequence ATGCAGATCGAATACTTCCTCCTGATCGACCGCATTCTCGACCTCAAACTGGACGAGAAGACCATCACCGTCGAAGCCAAGGTTCCGACCGAGAGCACGATCTTCGAAGGGCATTTTCCGGGCTATCCGATCATGCCCGGCGTGCTGCTGATCGAGTCGATGGCGCAGACCTCCGGCTGGCTGCTGCTCGCGCTGATGAAGTTCGAGCGGATGCCGTTCCTCGCCGCCGTGAAAGAAGCCAAGATGCGCGGCTTCGTGCAGCCGGGCGAGGTGCTGACTGTCGAGGCCAACGTGCTTCATGAAGGCTCCGGCTACGCCATGACCGAGGCCCGCGTGAAGGTCGGCGGCAAGCTGCGGTCGAACGCGACGATCACGTTCAGCCACGTCCCCTTCCCTAATCCGGAGCTGCGCGGACACATGGACGCCGTCGCCGAGCGCGTCGGCTTTCCGCAACAGATCCTGCAGCGATGA
- a CDS encoding HlyD family secretion protein, which yields MKGTFALLGRVAVTAAAVVAAILVGSYLWGYYMKAPWTRDGRVRADIVQIAPDVSGFVTEVLVRDNQPVHQGDVIFRIDRARFKLALQQADAVVAGRLATLNQANADLDRYRSLTTEAVSQQKQEQVLATQQQAQASYDQALADQAVAKLNLERSEVHAPVNGIITNMDLRPGTYVGAGKGVMALVDTDTLHVEGYFEETKLPRIRVGAPVRIRLMGTGEVLTGHVESIAAGIEDRDRAEGASLLANVTPTFNWVRLAQRVPVRIALDDTSRRSELVAGRSATVEVLN from the coding sequence GTGAAAGGCACCTTTGCTCTGCTCGGCCGCGTGGCGGTCACCGCCGCTGCTGTTGTCGCAGCGATCCTGGTCGGCAGCTATCTGTGGGGCTACTACATGAAGGCGCCGTGGACGCGGGACGGACGCGTGCGCGCCGATATCGTCCAGATCGCCCCCGACGTCTCCGGCTTCGTCACCGAGGTGCTGGTGCGCGACAATCAGCCGGTGCATCAGGGCGACGTCATCTTCCGGATCGATCGTGCCCGCTTCAAGCTCGCGCTGCAGCAGGCCGACGCCGTCGTCGCCGGCCGGCTCGCGACGCTCAACCAGGCCAATGCCGACCTCGACCGCTACCGTTCGCTGACCACCGAGGCGGTCTCGCAGCAGAAGCAGGAACAGGTGCTCGCCACCCAGCAGCAGGCGCAGGCATCCTATGACCAGGCGCTGGCCGACCAGGCCGTCGCCAAGCTCAATCTCGAGCGCAGCGAGGTGCATGCGCCGGTCAACGGCATCATCACCAACATGGACCTGCGCCCCGGCACCTATGTCGGCGCCGGCAAAGGTGTGATGGCCTTGGTCGACACCGACACGCTGCACGTCGAGGGCTATTTCGAGGAGACCAAGCTGCCGCGCATCCGCGTCGGCGCGCCCGTGCGCATCCGCCTGATGGGCACCGGCGAGGTGCTGACCGGCCACGTCGAGAGCATCGCCGCGGGGATCGAGGACCGTGATCGCGCCGAGGGCGCGAGCCTGCTCGCCAACGTCACCCCGACCTTCAACTGGGTGCGGCTGGCGCAGCGCGTCCCCGTGCGCATTGCGCTCGATGACACGTCGCGGCGGAGCGAGCTGGTCGCGGGACGCTCCGCCACGGTGGAGGTGCTGAACTGA
- a CDS encoding NUDIX hydrolase has translation MRERPSSRLLVLDPEGRLLLFKFVHLAGALAGQAFWATPGGGLDPGESYEAAACREMFEETGIRIDHPGPEIAQRAVIFTLVDGEEVSADERYFLIKVAQAELSSMHWTELERAAIAAQRWWQRDELAATSDQVFPEDIVEMLTRAGVW, from the coding sequence ATGCGTGAACGCCCCTCCTCGCGCCTGCTCGTCCTCGATCCCGAGGGTCGCCTGCTGCTGTTCAAGTTCGTGCATCTCGCCGGCGCGCTGGCCGGACAGGCGTTCTGGGCGACGCCGGGCGGCGGGCTTGATCCGGGCGAGAGCTACGAGGCCGCGGCGTGCCGGGAGATGTTCGAGGAGACCGGCATCCGCATCGATCATCCCGGGCCTGAGATCGCGCAGCGAGCGGTGATCTTCACGCTGGTCGACGGCGAAGAGGTCAGCGCGGACGAGCGTTACTTCCTCATCAAGGTCGCGCAGGCCGAGCTCTCGTCGATGCATTGGACCGAGCTCGAGCGCGCGGCGATCGCCGCGCAACGCTGGTGGCAGAGGGACGAACTGGCGGCGACGTCCGACCAGGTGTTTCCCGAGGACATCGTCGAGATGCTGACGCGCGCCGGGGTCTGGTAA